In Dysgonomonadaceae bacterium zrk40, one genomic interval encodes:
- a CDS encoding serine acetyltransferase encodes MTDKTLELITKFSPKLINIPVNKCELEEVIDTLINLMFPICNCPEDLHVQEGLKTAADKLHANITTLHNRQSADEKTEAFFALYPALQERLYKDAACYLQYDPAAKSLEEVVITYPGFYALCAHRIAHALYQLGLPLISRLFSEHAHAKVGIDIHPAARIGKNFFMDHGTGIVIGETAEIGDNVKIYQGVTLGALYVEKKLSDVKRHPTVEDNVVIYANATILGGETVIGHDSVIGGGAWLTQSVIPYSLVYNSVDVKIRTVKDFDEPHNFVI; translated from the coding sequence ATGACCGACAAAACACTTGAACTGATCACAAAATTCAGTCCAAAGCTCATCAACATACCTGTCAACAAGTGCGAACTGGAAGAGGTGATCGACACACTGATCAACCTGATGTTCCCCATCTGTAACTGCCCCGAAGATTTGCATGTGCAGGAGGGGCTTAAAACAGCGGCAGATAAATTGCATGCCAACATCACCACGCTCCACAACCGACAGTCAGCCGATGAAAAGACAGAAGCCTTTTTCGCGCTCTACCCCGCTTTACAGGAACGGCTCTACAAAGATGCCGCCTGTTATTTGCAATATGACCCTGCGGCGAAGAGCCTGGAGGAGGTGGTGATCACCTACCCCGGCTTCTATGCGCTCTGTGCGCACCGCATCGCACATGCACTCTATCAATTGGGACTTCCACTCATCTCCCGCCTCTTCTCCGAACATGCCCATGCCAAGGTGGGCATTGACATCCACCCTGCTGCCCGTATCGGGAAGAATTTCTTCATGGATCACGGCACCGGCATCGTGATTGGTGAGACTGCGGAGATCGGCGACAACGTGAAGATTTACCAGGGAGTGACGCTGGGAGCCCTCTACGTGGAGAAGAAGCTCTCCGACGTTAAACGGCACCCCACCGTGGAGGATAACGTGGTTATCTACGCCAACGCCACCATACTCGGGGGAGAAACGGTGATCGGTCACGACTCGGTGATCGGAGGCGGAGCCTGGCTCACCCAGAGCGTAATCCCCTACTCTTTGGTCTACAACTCGGTAGATGTAAAAATCCGCACTGTGAAAGATTTCGATGAACCCCACAACTTCGTCATTTGA
- a CDS encoding DUF4954 family protein produces the protein MQPYRSLTEAEIRALRQNGCSSTDWDSVRVKEGFLPDHIRHTQFSGNIELGLFDKEFPLAGGLKKHAGISHAVLHNCTVGDNVVIENVQNYIANYTISDDCFIQNVDVIMVDGFTNFGNGVEVCVLNETGGREVHINDKLSAHFAYIYSLYRHRPVLIERMKAIIDHYCDKHASDRGSIGIGCKIVNVGYIKNVRIGAHTMITGAMKLKNGSINSNEHDPVYIGRNVIAEDFIISSGTTVDGGSFITRCFIGQACHIDHGYSASDSLFFSNCQGENGEACALFAGPYTVTHHKSTLLIAGMFSFMNAGSGSNQSNHMYKLGPIHQGIVERGAKTTSNSYVLWPAKVGAFSLILGRHYQHADTSNLPFSYLVEKDNSTYIAPAVNLRSVGTIRDAKKWPERDKRKDPDKLDCINFNLLSPYTIQKVFAGMEILRNLQATAGETSEIYTYQSCIITNRALKRGLELYEIIIHKFLGNSIIKRLEGTKFNSNEEIRERLTPGNTPGLGEWVDLSGLIAPKTEIDTLLNRIESGEITRLQEINEVFATLHATYYVNEWTWAWDKILSFYHLTHETITAADVIRIVKKWEESVVSLDEMIYSDARKEFSLSFKTGFGADGNIQEKALDFEYVRGVFDKNPFVIATLKHIEVKKALGAELIERISHIG, from the coding sequence ATGCAACCATATCGATCATTGACCGAAGCAGAGATCCGGGCACTGCGGCAGAACGGGTGTAGCAGCACCGACTGGGATTCCGTCAGGGTGAAGGAAGGATTTCTTCCCGACCATATCAGACACACTCAGTTCTCCGGGAATATTGAGCTTGGACTTTTTGACAAGGAGTTTCCGCTAGCCGGGGGATTGAAGAAACATGCCGGCATCAGCCATGCGGTGCTTCACAATTGCACTGTGGGAGACAATGTAGTGATCGAAAACGTACAGAACTACATTGCCAACTACACCATCAGCGACGATTGCTTCATTCAGAATGTAGATGTGATCATGGTAGATGGCTTCACCAATTTCGGTAACGGAGTGGAAGTCTGCGTGTTGAATGAAACTGGCGGTCGGGAGGTGCACATCAACGACAAGCTGTCTGCACATTTTGCTTATATCTACTCACTCTACCGTCACCGACCGGTGCTGATTGAGCGAATGAAAGCAATCATTGACCACTACTGCGACAAACATGCTTCCGACAGGGGCTCCATCGGTATCGGTTGCAAGATTGTCAATGTGGGCTATATCAAGAACGTGCGTATTGGTGCACACACCATGATCACAGGTGCAATGAAGTTGAAGAACGGCAGCATCAACAGCAACGAACATGATCCGGTATACATTGGGCGTAATGTGATCGCTGAAGACTTTATCATCTCCTCCGGCACCACTGTCGACGGGGGGTCTTTCATTACCCGATGCTTCATTGGCCAGGCCTGTCATATCGATCATGGTTATTCCGCTTCAGACTCTCTTTTCTTCAGCAATTGCCAGGGAGAAAACGGAGAGGCTTGTGCACTTTTTGCCGGTCCCTACACGGTGACACACCACAAGTCAACACTACTGATCGCCGGGATGTTCTCATTCATGAATGCCGGCTCAGGATCGAACCAGAGCAACCACATGTACAAGCTGGGGCCCATCCACCAGGGGATCGTGGAGAGAGGAGCCAAGACCACCAGCAACTCCTACGTGTTGTGGCCAGCCAAGGTAGGAGCATTCTCACTCATCCTGGGACGTCATTATCAACATGCTGACACCTCCAACCTGCCCTTCTCCTATCTTGTGGAAAAGGATAACAGCACCTACATCGCTCCGGCTGTCAATCTGCGGAGCGTGGGCACTATCCGCGATGCCAAGAAATGGCCCGAAAGGGACAAACGGAAGGACCCCGACAAGCTGGACTGCATCAACTTCAACCTGCTCAGTCCTTATACCATTCAAAAGGTTTTTGCCGGAATGGAAATCCTCCGCAACCTACAGGCCACCGCCGGAGAAACCTCCGAGATCTACACTTATCAGAGTTGTATCATCACCAACAGGGCACTTAAACGAGGATTGGAGCTTTACGAGATCATCATCCACAAGTTCCTCGGCAACTCCATCATCAAACGTTTGGAAGGAACGAAATTCAACAGCAATGAAGAGATACGGGAACGACTCACTCCCGGCAACACACCGGGTCTGGGAGAATGGGTGGATCTCTCCGGGCTGATCGCCCCCAAGACAGAGATTGACACACTGTTGAACCGTATTGAGTCGGGTGAGATCACAAGACTACAGGAGATTAACGAGGTGTTTGCAACGTTGCACGCTACTTACTATGTGAACGAATGGACCTGGGCATGGGACAAGATTCTATCATTCTACCACCTCACCCACGAAACCATCACCGCAGCAGATGTAATCCGCATCGTCAAGAAATGGGAGGAGAGCGTTGTCAGTCTCGATGAGATGATCTACAGCGATGCACGCAAGGAATTCTCACTCTCCTTCAAGACCGGCTTCGGTGCCGACGGCAACATACAGGAGAAAGCACTCGACTTTGAGTATGTACGTGGTGTTTTCGATAAAAATCCTTTTGTCATTGCCACACTCAAGCACATTGAAGTGAAAAAGGCACTGGGTGCAGAACTGATTGAACGGATCAGCCATATAGGATAG
- the recA gene encoding recombinase RecA — MEQEKENKNSEKLKALRAAMDKIEKTYGKGSIMMMGDEKVEEVPVISSGSIGLNVALGVGGYPRGRVIEIYGPESSGKTTLAIHAIAEAQKAGGVAAFIDAEHAFDRFYAEKLGVDTDELLISQPSSGEEALEIAEQLIRSSAVDIIVIDSVAALTPKKEIEGDMGDSNVGLQARLMSQALRKLTSAISKTNTTCIFINQLREKIGVMFGNPETTTGGNALKFYASVRLDIRGNGSPIKDGEEQIGRPTRVRVVKNKVAPPFRKAEFDIMYGEGISRTGEIIDLGSELNIIKKSGSWYSYNDTKLGQGRDAAKLAVRDNPELAEELERLVFEALKSK, encoded by the coding sequence ATGGAACAGGAAAAAGAGAACAAGAACAGTGAGAAGCTGAAAGCACTGCGGGCAGCGATGGACAAGATAGAGAAGACATACGGCAAGGGATCCATCATGATGATGGGCGATGAGAAGGTTGAGGAGGTGCCGGTCATCTCCTCCGGTTCCATCGGGCTGAACGTCGCTTTGGGCGTGGGGGGATACCCACGTGGCAGGGTGATAGAGATCTACGGACCGGAATCTTCGGGTAAGACCACCCTGGCCATTCATGCCATCGCCGAGGCGCAGAAGGCGGGAGGGGTAGCAGCCTTCATCGATGCGGAGCATGCCTTCGACCGTTTTTATGCCGAGAAGCTGGGAGTAGACACCGACGAGTTGCTCATCTCCCAGCCTAGCAGTGGCGAGGAGGCACTCGAGATCGCAGAGCAACTGATACGCTCTTCTGCGGTCGATATCATCGTGATCGACTCGGTAGCGGCGCTCACACCGAAAAAGGAGATCGAGGGAGACATGGGCGACTCCAATGTAGGCCTACAGGCACGCCTGATGTCGCAGGCACTGCGCAAGCTCACCTCAGCCATCAGCAAGACCAATACCACCTGCATCTTCATTAACCAGCTGCGCGAGAAGATCGGCGTGATGTTCGGCAATCCCGAGACCACCACCGGTGGTAACGCATTGAAGTTCTATGCCTCGGTGCGACTCGACATCCGGGGAAACGGATCCCCCATCAAGGATGGTGAGGAACAGATCGGTCGCCCCACCCGTGTCAGGGTGGTGAAGAACAAGGTGGCACCTCCCTTCCGTAAAGCTGAGTTTGACATCATGTACGGTGAGGGCATCTCCCGTACCGGTGAGATCATCGACCTGGGATCGGAGCTCAACATCATCAAGAAGAGTGGCTCCTGGTATAGCTACAACGACACCAAGCTGGGACAGGGACGCGATGCCGCCAAGCTGGCCGTCAGAGACAATCCCGAGTTGGCCGAGGAACTGGAACGTTTGGTCTTTGAAGCATTGAAAAGTAAGTAA